A genomic region of Paenibacillus sp. PL2-23 contains the following coding sequences:
- a CDS encoding HD-GYP domain-containing protein: MRRDRGIIVKLLLLLLLPLLAYLILPLTPYDMRISDPEGHFYIVSLVSAIGLAVAIMVGIVAAQMRNIKVSFLSLSYVSLAAMFILHGLGTPGLLTDHAAISGNSAQLSVLLSAFWLWLCSISGDRRLVRWLAARQRLLLPVWTASLIGFGLYVWLYPDMITLLHLRGDIGKWITTGLILGMTAWSVYRNLQTFLVSRFPLQLAIVYSSGWMLVAQVILVTGQIWMLSWWLYHFLLLASVIVIAAGIVREYLSSGTLLGSVKRLFRANAQDWIHTCMSPSVQQLVLATEAKDAYTAGHNYRVALYAVKLGEEMGLPSSQLRAIAQGALVHDIGKLYIPDGILNKPGRLTESERAMMEAHPMTGFDLCKRLGFMTEELAVVRSHHERWNGSGYPDRLHGESIPLVARIAAIADVYDALTSSRSYRAALSHEEAMRILLQESGTHFDPRCISAWERLTNDQQSFFQEAWRLSPHTDHPDKEQKLAR, encoded by the coding sequence TTGAGAAGAGATAGGGGCATAATCGTCAAATTATTGCTATTGCTGCTGCTGCCGTTACTCGCATATCTCATTCTTCCATTGACTCCTTACGATATGAGGATATCTGACCCGGAGGGCCATTTCTACATTGTTAGCCTGGTATCTGCTATTGGACTGGCCGTTGCCATTATGGTCGGCATTGTAGCCGCGCAGATGCGTAATATTAAGGTGAGCTTCTTATCGCTGTCTTATGTATCGCTTGCCGCTATGTTTATTCTTCACGGCTTAGGCACACCCGGCCTGCTCACGGATCACGCCGCCATCTCGGGCAACAGCGCCCAGCTGAGCGTGCTGCTGTCCGCCTTCTGGCTGTGGCTGTGCTCCATCTCGGGAGATCGGAGGCTCGTCCGATGGCTCGCAGCCAGACAGCGTCTGTTGCTTCCCGTATGGACGGCCAGCTTGATCGGCTTCGGCTTGTATGTGTGGCTGTACCCCGATATGATCACGCTGCTTCATCTAAGAGGGGACATTGGCAAGTGGATCACAACTGGTCTGATCCTCGGCATGACGGCTTGGTCCGTGTACCGCAACCTGCAGACCTTTCTTGTATCGCGCTTTCCGCTTCAGCTCGCGATTGTATACAGCTCAGGCTGGATGCTTGTGGCGCAAGTTATATTAGTAACGGGCCAAATATGGATGCTCAGCTGGTGGCTGTATCATTTCCTGCTGCTGGCCTCCGTCATCGTGATTGCGGCGGGTATCGTCCGTGAATATTTGAGCTCGGGCACTCTGCTGGGATCCGTCAAGCGTCTGTTCCGGGCGAACGCGCAGGATTGGATTCATACCTGCATGTCGCCGAGCGTGCAGCAGCTGGTGCTTGCAACAGAAGCCAAGGACGCCTATACGGCGGGACATAATTATCGCGTCGCGCTGTATGCGGTGAAGCTTGGCGAAGAGATGGGCCTGCCCTCCTCGCAGCTGAGAGCCATCGCGCAAGGCGCGCTGGTGCATGATATTGGCAAGCTGTACATTCCAGACGGTATTCTCAACAAGCCGGGCAGGCTGACAGAGTCGGAACGCGCCATGATGGAAGCACATCCCATGACAGGCTTTGACCTGTGCAAGCGGCTGGGATTCATGACGGAGGAGCTCGCGGTCGTTCGCTCCCATCACGAGAGATGGAACGGAAGCGGTTACCCCGATCGTCTGCACGGAGAATCCATCCCGCTCGTCGCGCGGATTGCGGCGATTGCCGATGTGTACGACGCGCTGACCTCCTCACGCTCCTATCGTGCCGCATTGTCCCATGAGGAAGCGATGCGAATATTGCTGCAGGAGAGCGGCACGCATTTCGACCCCAGATGCATCAGCGCATGGGAGCGGCTGACGAACGACCAGCAGTCGTTCTTCCAGGAAGCATGGCGGCTCAGTCCGCATACTGATCATCCCGACAAGGAGCAGAAGCTGGCTCGCTAG